The genomic DNA CGTCACACAAAGGCTGCCCATTGGTGTGTTTGCAACCACAAAAATAGACCGTTTTGTCTTCGTCAAATGATTGTTTGTGTGGGGTAAACTCAGAACCTTTGTGTTTTCCGTCACAAAAGGGTTGATTGGCGCTC from Microscilla marina ATCC 23134 includes the following:
- a CDS encoding CDGSH iron-sulfur domain-containing protein — translated: MANPKIAQKTPYAVDVVAGKNYFWCSCGESANQPFCDGKHKGSEFTPHKQSFDEDKTVYFCGCKHTNGQPLCDGSHSKL